In one window of Bemisia tabaci chromosome 6, PGI_BMITA_v3 DNA:
- the LOC109031673 gene encoding uncharacterized protein isoform X2 produces MQAAAENKLSTRRRPVARNMSVMDSPRKMMNSRAGTRTPDFSCSESYTSQRISVLDSNQRINDDGTSFSMSRQSAEDLLGWPSSETRPGSCDYADTASVGEYGPAPNIPECGENTLGRCASCISKLGMMSRSSTATTAFSPAWTMENSVNCRHLSVYSQDSSTSGGSGSGSGSGMEYSVPRTSLRNLATSVPTREHQPHPLSSLPPSMDHCHCCPPVRPPKPAQLSVQANSNQSSPIKKKLRKPPMPLPVTVASTYQPPNISTSSTNVHQCPSCSVVFSNNPYNNYDVPKTLNFCCNSQDTSRMNRIPNSHKNGDLYDMPRSIKSALETSRVFDNYDTPPIPVALNQTSSGSERKILDQSNSSTPSHYCSVENGICVPNNTIQRVKLSGEGKMPVVNQQSGELAIYATVNKAMKTKYAQELNSENSKTEETAVNHETSNNYMNIDAKNNKSCSSEKPSCTSNYQNFEFEQSLEYYENSKQLREKVLGDGTESAQSNSSEKYRTSLNGSNDIGANFCQKCGHACTPNSNFSDQNKMNGKGHEDYLVMEPGGVQNQTLTDNPSRPPQHFLGYLPMSPISNLSCLSKNELLKLKLNNERNHERSASIPSLYGPNFDKCRRRTESDFVRIPGSAMLGINRPASACTSPYLRRHSVDRKRSNSAESTRHPTDLECISERLSSATPTHTASSQNSSIDSLSSQRIVSTVENDKKALSSDSDSSLQTLVRDTVDDSQSQTVHIRRSSSVPCKPGNNRDSSSSNDSGVSTGSLKQRGSDFTDFELPTTTSRSTRQHNIAMSQGLVGHSTCLHASLPRKSKSQDPLGELMFEFQKEKVPAKSSSAEAEIPVCVPKLESSKECVPVYTDSRSTSSGTSDMSDYIETLSLSSHSSSDTPEGFRLGRTTLRPRSGNEYQKIDRFFLSGDLKMDGKQLPPYMNITPLFEKPELSPSSGYSSVQEFH; encoded by the exons ATGCAGGCAGCGGCAGAAAATAAACTGTCCACCAGGAGGAGGCCTGTTGCCCGAAACATGTCAG TCATGGATAGTCCTAGAAAAATGATGAACTCTCGAGCAGGAACAAGGACTCCCGACTTCAGTTGCTCCGAATCATACACTAGCCAACGAATCAGTGTCTTAGACTCAAACCAAAGGATAAATGATGATGGAACAAGTTTCTCGATGAGTCGGCAAAGTGCAGAGGACCTTCTTGGTTGGCCTTCCTCAGAAACGAGACCCGGAAGTTGTGATTACGCAGATACTGCCTCTGTTGGAGAGTACGGTCCTGCCCCAAACATACcg GAATGTGGTGAAAATACCCTGGGAAGATGCGCTAGCTGTATTAGTAAATTAGGTATGATGTCTAGATCGTCCACTGCTACGACAGCTTTCAGCCCTGCCTGGACTATGGAAAACTCAG tgaaTTGTAGGCACCTGAGTGTGTACTCTCAAGACAGTAGCACAAGTGGGGGTAGCGGGAGTGGAAGCGGTAGTGGCATGGAATATTCTGTGCCGAGAACTTCGTTACGAAATCTAGCCACATCTGTTCCGACACGTGAACATCAACCTCATCCATT ATCTAGTTTACCTCCCTCCATGGATCATTGCCACTGCTGTCCGCCCGTTCGGCCTCCAAAGCCAGCTCAACTCAGTGTACAAGCCAATAGTAATCAATCATCCCCAATCAAGAAGAAACTCAGAAAACCTCCAATGCCTCTACCGGTAACGGTAGCCTCAACATATCAACCTCCCAATATTAGTACCTCATCGACCAATGTCCATCAGTGCCCATCTTGCTCAGTTGTCTTCTCAAATAATCCTTACAATAACTACGATGTGCCAAAAACTTTGAACTTCTGCTGCAACTCACAG gatacCTCTCGGATGAACCGAATACCCAACTCTCACAAAAATGGTGATTTGTATGATATGCCGCGCAGTATAAAATCTGCCCTGGAAACTAGTCGTGTGTTTGACAACTATGACACACCACCTATACCAGTAGCCCTAAACCAAACCTCATCAGGAAGTGAGAG aaaaattcttgatcaAAGCAATTCAAGTACGCCATCTCACTATTGCTCGGTGGAAAACGGAATTTGTGTCCCTAACAACACAATTCAGAGA GTAAAATTGAGTGGAGAAGGCAAAATGCCTGTTGTGAACCAACAGTCTGGAGAACTAGCAATTTATGCAACtgtaaataaagcaatgaaaaCCAAGTATGCCCAAGAGCTAAatagtgaaaattcaaaaacagaAGAGACAGCGGTAAACCATGAAACTAGCAACAATTACATGAACATAGATGCCAAAAATAACAAATCCTGCTCCTCTGAAAAACCGTCGTGTACTtcaaattaccaaaattttgaatttgaacagTCTTTAGAATATTATGAGAATTCAAAACAGTTGAGAGAAAAAGTTCTAGGTGACGGAACAGAATCAGCTCAGAGTAACTCGAGTGAAAAATACAGAACTAGTCTCAACGGATCGAATGATATCGGAGCAAACTTCTGTCAGAAATGTGGACACGCCTGCACACCTAACTCAAACTTTAGCGATCAGAATAAGATGAACGGCAAAGGTCACGAGGATTACCTCGTAATGGAGCCTGGTGGTGTTCAAAACCAGACATTGACTGACAATCCTTCAAGACCACCTCAACATTTCTTAGGATACTTGCCAATGTCACCCATCTCAAATCTTAGTTGTCTGAGCAAGAATGAGCTGCTTAAGCTCAAATTAAATAACGAGAGGAACCATGAACGCTCAGCCAGCATTCCAAGTCTGTACGGTCCGAACTTCGATAAGTGTCGTCGGAGAACAGAATCAGACTTTGTGAGGATACCTGGCTCAGCTATGTTGGGTATCAATCGGCCAGCATCTGCATGCACCAGCCCGTACTTGAGGAGGCATTCAGTAGATAGGAAGAGATCCAATTCTGCTGAGTCGACGCGGCATCCAACGGACCTCGAGTGTATATCAGAACGCCTCTCGTCCGCAACACCCACACATACTGCCAGTAGTCAGAACTCTTCTATCGACTCTCTTTCAAGCCAAAGAATTGTAAGTACTGTTGAGAATGATAAAAAGGCACTGTCAAGTGACAGCGATAGTTCGTTGCAAACATTAGTCCGTGACACTGTCGATGACTCACAGTCTCAAACGGTACACATCCGGAGATCTTCGAGCGTGCCTTGCAAACCAGGAAACAACAGAGATTCCTCAAGTTCGAATGATTCAGGAGTCTCTACAGGCTCATTGAAGCAACGAGGAAGCGATTTCACAGATTTTGAGCTTCCCACAACTACCTCAAGGTCGACCAGACAGCATAACATTGCGATGAGTCAAGGACTTGTTGGCCACTCGACTTGTCTGCATGCTTCCTTACCAAGAAAGTCCAAGTCCCAGGACCCGTTAGGAGAGTTGatgtttgaatttcaaaaagaaaaggtACCTGCCAAATCTTCCTCTGCTGAGGCCGAGATTCCTGTTTGTGTTCCAAAATTAGAATCTTCCAAAG AGTGTGTTCCTGTCTATACTGACTCACGTAGTACAAGTAGTGGAACTTCAGATATGAGTGATTACATCGAGACTCTATCATTGTCCTCTCATAGTTCCTCTGACACACCAGAGGGTTTCAG ATTGGGGAGAACTACGTTGAGGCCTCGCTCAGGAAATGAATATCAGAAGATTGACCGATTTTTCCTTTCTGGAGATTTAAAG ATGGACGGCAAACAGTTACCACCGTATATGAATATTACGCCTTTATTCGAAAAGCCTGAACTTTCGCCTTCATCTGGATATTCATCCGTACAAGAATTTCATTAG